A region of Streptomyces paludis DNA encodes the following proteins:
- a CDS encoding SAM-dependent methyltransferase: MERPAWAPQGIDISVPSVSRIYDYYLGGSHNFEVDREAARKAMSFMPGLPTIMKTNRAFMRRAVKFALDEGVTQFLDIGSGIPTFGNVHEVAQSRNPDAKVLYVDHDPVAVAHSRAVLEGNTNATVMSADLRDPESILKSPETAGLLDLERPVALLLVFVLHFLEDKDEPYRAVERLREALAPGSLIVLTHASYHGVPLSQAEAGGAVAVYKDIRSPLVMRTREQTARFFDGFTMVAPGLVAMPDWRPDSPAEEEDPYAFSGFAGVGRKA; the protein is encoded by the coding sequence ATGGAGCGTCCCGCCTGGGCCCCGCAGGGCATCGACATATCGGTGCCGAGCGTTTCCCGCATTTACGACTACTATCTGGGCGGTTCGCACAATTTCGAGGTGGACCGGGAAGCGGCCCGTAAGGCGATGAGTTTCATGCCGGGGCTTCCCACGATCATGAAGACCAACCGGGCCTTCATGCGCCGGGCGGTGAAATTCGCCCTGGACGAGGGTGTTACCCAGTTCCTCGACATCGGCTCCGGCATTCCCACCTTCGGCAATGTCCACGAAGTCGCCCAGAGCCGGAACCCCGACGCCAAGGTGCTCTACGTCGATCACGACCCGGTCGCCGTCGCCCACAGCCGGGCGGTTCTCGAAGGCAACACCAACGCCACCGTCATGAGCGCGGATCTCCGCGATCCGGAGTCGATCCTCAAGAGCCCCGAGACAGCCGGGCTGCTCGATCTGGAACGGCCCGTGGCGCTGCTGCTCGTCTTCGTCCTGCACTTCCTGGAGGACAAGGACGAGCCGTACCGCGCGGTGGAGCGGCTGCGCGAGGCGCTCGCGCCCGGCAGCCTGATCGTCCTGACCCACGCCTCGTACCACGGTGTCCCGCTCTCCCAGGCCGAGGCGGGCGGCGCGGTCGCCGTCTACAAGGACATCCGCAGCCCGCTGGTGATGCGGACGCGCGAGCAGACGGCCCGGTTCTTCGACGGCTTCACCATGGTCGCGCCCGGTCTGGTGGCCATGCCCGACTGGCGCCCCGACTCCCCCGCCGAGGAGGAGGATCCGTACGCGTTCTCCGGCTTCGCCGGTGTGGGACGCAAGGCATGA
- a CDS encoding succinate dehydrogenase/fumarate reductase iron-sulfur subunit yields the protein MRLTLRVWRQPDAHAPGAMVTYPLDGISEDMSFLEMLDTLNEELILRGDEPVAFDHDCREGICGACGVVINGDAHGPERTTTCQLHMRHFTDGDTIDVEPWRAGAFPVVKDLVVDRSAFDRIIGSGGYITAPTGAAPEAHATPVPKPDADSAFEHAECIGCGACVAACPNGSAMLFTSAKINHLNVLPQGAPERETRVLDMVATMDEEGFGGCTLAGECATACPKGIPLPSIAAMNKEWLRAARRTTR from the coding sequence ATGAGGCTCACCCTGCGTGTCTGGCGCCAGCCCGACGCCCACGCCCCCGGCGCCATGGTCACCTACCCGCTCGACGGCATCTCCGAGGACATGTCGTTCCTGGAGATGCTCGACACCCTCAACGAGGAGCTGATCCTCCGGGGCGACGAGCCGGTCGCCTTCGACCACGACTGCCGCGAAGGCATCTGCGGCGCCTGCGGGGTCGTCATCAACGGCGACGCCCACGGACCCGAGCGCACCACCACCTGCCAGCTCCACATGCGGCACTTCACCGACGGCGACACCATCGATGTCGAGCCCTGGCGGGCCGGGGCCTTCCCCGTCGTCAAGGACCTGGTCGTGGACCGCTCCGCCTTCGACCGGATCATCGGCTCCGGCGGCTACATCACGGCCCCGACCGGCGCCGCCCCCGAGGCACACGCCACCCCCGTACCCAAACCCGACGCCGACTCCGCCTTCGAACACGCCGAGTGCATCGGCTGCGGCGCCTGCGTCGCGGCCTGCCCCAACGGCTCCGCGATGCTCTTCACCTCGGCGAAGATCAACCATCTCAACGTACTGCCGCAGGGCGCGCCGGAGCGCGAGACCCGGGTGCTCGACATGGTCGCGACGATGGACGAGGAGGGCTTCGGCGGCTGCACCCTCGCCGGCGAGTGCGCCACCGCCTGCCCGAAGGGCATCCCGCTGCCGTCGATCGCGGCGATGAACAAGGAGTGGCTGCGCGCGGCCCGCAGAACCACGCGGTAG
- a CDS encoding GNAT family N-acetyltransferase codes for MPALAPAPVLTPAPAPVRVPAPAPATAAAASETRYVVSLARTEDDVRAAQRLRHLVFAGEMGARLDGPEPGLDGDAFDAYCDHLLVREATGGEVVGTYRLLPPERARAAGRLYSDGEFDLSRLDPIRSDLVEVGRSCVHPHHRTGGVIALIWAGLARYMTTSGHEWLAGCCSVPLADGGALAAATWNTVKEKHLAPEAQWVTPHRLWTPGPEAVAAAAAPTELPALLRGYLRLGARVCGAPAHDPEFGVADLYVLLSMRRVNPRYLRHFLSLAPAAPAAPVSAALPATAA; via the coding sequence ATGCCTGCTCTCGCTCCCGCTCCCGTTCTCACGCCCGCTCCCGCCCCGGTCCGCGTGCCCGCGCCCGCCCCCGCCACGGCCGCAGCCGCTTCCGAGACGCGTTACGTCGTCTCCCTCGCCCGTACCGAGGACGACGTACGCGCCGCGCAGCGCCTGCGCCACCTCGTCTTCGCCGGGGAGATGGGCGCCCGGCTCGACGGTCCTGAGCCCGGTCTGGACGGCGACGCGTTCGACGCCTACTGCGACCACCTGCTGGTCCGCGAGGCGACCGGCGGCGAGGTCGTCGGCACCTACCGGCTGCTGCCGCCCGAGCGGGCCAGGGCCGCCGGACGGCTCTACTCCGACGGCGAGTTCGACCTCTCCCGGCTCGACCCGATCCGCTCCGACCTGGTCGAGGTCGGCCGCTCCTGCGTCCACCCCCACCACCGCACCGGCGGTGTGATCGCGCTGATCTGGGCCGGACTCGCCCGCTACATGACCACCAGCGGGCACGAGTGGCTGGCGGGCTGCTGCTCCGTGCCGCTCGCGGACGGCGGCGCGCTCGCCGCCGCCACCTGGAACACCGTCAAGGAGAAGCACCTCGCGCCCGAGGCGCAGTGGGTGACCCCGCACCGCCTCTGGACCCCGGGCCCCGAGGCCGTCGCGGCGGCCGCCGCCCCCACCGAGCTGCCCGCGCTGCTCCGCGGCTATCTGCGGCTCGGCGCCCGGGTCTGCGGCGCGCCCGCGCACGACCCCGAGTTCGGCGTGGCCGACCTCTACGTCCTGCTGTCGATGCGCCGCGTCAACCCCCGCTACCTGCGCCACTTCCTCTCGCTGGCCCCGGCGGCCCCGGCCGCGCCGGTGTCCGCCGCGCTCCCCGCGACCGCGGCATGA
- a CDS encoding MsnO8 family LLM class oxidoreductase: MTTLATTRFSVLDRSHVRRGHNAPGALRDTVDLARRIEALGYHRFWVSEHHGVPGIAGSAPTVLAAAVAAATSTIRVGTGGVMLPNHRPLVIAEQFGVLESLFPGRIDMGLGRSVGFTDGIRAALGRDKRDADDFPGQLAELLGYFTGGPGRRPGVRARPTEGLRVPAFVLATGKGARVAAEAGLPLVIAPVRGEEEMLRAIDAYRADFRPSGSHPRPYVVVSGTVAVAATAEEARRLLLPEAWATAYSRTRGVFPPLVPPESVPPVAEMTGRQRTLFEEAARGRLYGTGEEVAAGLEKLLGRSGADEFLVTTSTYDRAALLDSYRRLAALLTPRP, from the coding sequence GTGACCACCCTCGCGACCACCCGCTTCTCCGTACTCGACCGTTCCCATGTCCGGCGGGGGCACAACGCCCCCGGGGCGCTGCGCGACACCGTGGACCTCGCCCGGCGGATCGAGGCGCTCGGCTACCACCGCTTCTGGGTCTCGGAGCACCACGGTGTGCCGGGTATCGCCGGATCCGCGCCGACGGTGCTCGCGGCGGCCGTCGCGGCCGCGACCTCGACGATCCGGGTCGGCACGGGCGGGGTCATGCTGCCCAACCACCGGCCACTGGTGATCGCCGAGCAGTTCGGTGTGCTGGAGTCGCTCTTCCCGGGCCGGATCGACATGGGCCTCGGCCGTTCCGTGGGGTTCACCGACGGGATACGCGCCGCCCTCGGCCGGGACAAGCGGGACGCCGACGACTTCCCCGGGCAGCTCGCGGAGCTGCTCGGCTACTTCACCGGCGGCCCCGGCCGCCGCCCCGGGGTGCGTGCCCGCCCCACCGAGGGGCTGCGGGTGCCCGCGTTCGTCCTCGCCACCGGGAAGGGCGCCCGGGTCGCGGCCGAGGCGGGGCTGCCGCTGGTGATCGCGCCGGTACGCGGCGAGGAGGAGATGCTGCGGGCGATCGACGCGTACCGCGCGGACTTCCGCCCCTCCGGCTCCCACCCGCGGCCGTACGTCGTGGTGTCCGGTACGGTCGCGGTCGCCGCCACGGCGGAGGAGGCGCGCCGGCTGCTGCTCCCGGAGGCGTGGGCCACCGCGTACTCGCGCACCCGGGGGGTGTTCCCGCCGCTCGTGCCCCCGGAGTCCGTGCCGCCGGTCGCGGAGATGACCGGGCGGCAGCGGACCCTGTTCGAGGAGGCGGCGCGCGGCCGGCTGTACGGCACCGGCGAGGAGGTGGCGGCGGGGCTGGAGAAGCTGCTGGGGCGCAGCGGGGCGGACGAGTTCCTGGTGACGACGAGTACGTACGACCGCGCGGCGCTGCTCGACTCGTACCGCCGGCTGGCCGCCCTCCTGACGCCCCGCCCCTGA
- a CDS encoding LysR family transcriptional regulator, whose product MQFQQLLYFVAVAETRHFTRAAERVHVSQPSLSQQIRALEKELGAELFSRARGNVAPTDAGEALLPLARRILADAETARVEVQELVQLRRGRVRLGAPPSLCTGLLPEVLRAFHDLHPGIELLIEESGSHDLVRELARGALDLALVVMPLPAASPALTTVELLHEDLVVVSSAAGPAPRRPVRIADLAGEPLVMFRHGYDLRELTVAACRAEGFEPSFTVEGGEMDAVLGFVRAGLGLAVVPSMVAARAPGLRVTALARPGLRRTIALAHRSDVAPPRAARELQRVLLATRYPGDGRAEHAARPGR is encoded by the coding sequence ATGCAGTTCCAGCAGCTTCTGTACTTCGTGGCCGTAGCCGAGACCCGGCACTTCACCCGCGCGGCCGAGCGGGTCCATGTCTCGCAGCCCTCGCTCTCCCAGCAGATCCGGGCGCTGGAGAAGGAGCTGGGCGCCGAGCTGTTCAGCCGCGCCCGGGGCAATGTCGCGCCCACGGACGCGGGCGAGGCGCTCCTCCCGCTCGCCCGGCGCATCCTCGCCGACGCCGAGACGGCGCGGGTCGAGGTGCAGGAGCTGGTCCAGCTGCGGCGCGGCCGGGTGCGGCTCGGGGCGCCGCCGAGCCTGTGCACGGGGCTGCTGCCCGAGGTACTGCGCGCCTTCCACGATCTGCATCCGGGCATCGAGCTGCTCATCGAGGAGAGCGGCTCCCACGACCTGGTGCGGGAGCTGGCGCGCGGAGCGCTGGACCTGGCGCTGGTGGTGATGCCCCTGCCCGCCGCGTCGCCCGCGCTGACCACGGTCGAGCTGCTCCACGAGGATCTCGTCGTGGTCTCCTCGGCCGCCGGCCCGGCCCCCCGCCGACCGGTCCGGATCGCCGATCTGGCGGGCGAGCCGCTGGTGATGTTCCGGCACGGCTACGACCTGCGGGAGCTGACCGTGGCCGCCTGCCGCGCCGAGGGGTTCGAGCCGTCGTTCACCGTGGAGGGCGGCGAGATGGACGCCGTACTGGGCTTCGTACGGGCCGGGCTGGGCCTGGCCGTCGTGCCCAGCATGGTCGCGGCGCGCGCCCCGGGGCTGCGGGTGACGGCGCTCGCCCGGCCGGGACTGCGCCGTACGATCGCGCTCGCGCACCGCAGCGATGTCGCCCCGCCGCGCGCCGCCCGGGAGTTGCAGCGGGTGCTGCTGGCCACGCGGTACCCCGGCGACGGCCGGGCGGAGCACGCCGCCCGGCCGGGGCGGTAG
- a CDS encoding succinate dehydrogenase: MALGTDRKQVDRKPADPGRAARGRTARRPSLVRILWTSTIGKKTVMAVSGLIMLGYLVAHMLGNLKIFFGPAEFNGYAHWLRTLGEPVLHHEWALWLVRFVLVAAVVAHAVCAYQLSRRDLAARPTGYAHKRRRASYATRTMRWGGVILALFIVWHILDLTTGTVHSGGFQPGHPYQNVIDTFSTWYGNTIYLVAMLALGLHIRHGFWSAAQTLGVGSATRERLLRATADLLALALTAGFVAVPVAVMTGVVS, encoded by the coding sequence ATGGCTCTGGGAACGGACCGAAAACAAGTGGACCGAAAACCGGCGGACCCCGGACGGGCGGCGCGCGGACGCACGGCGCGGCGGCCGTCGCTCGTACGGATCCTCTGGACCTCCACGATCGGCAAGAAGACGGTCATGGCCGTCAGCGGCCTGATCATGCTCGGCTATCTCGTCGCGCACATGCTCGGCAACCTCAAGATCTTCTTCGGTCCGGCGGAGTTCAACGGCTACGCCCACTGGCTGCGGACCCTGGGCGAGCCCGTCCTGCACCACGAATGGGCGCTCTGGCTCGTCCGGTTCGTCCTTGTCGCCGCCGTCGTCGCGCACGCGGTCTGCGCGTACCAGCTCAGCCGGCGCGACCTCGCCGCCCGCCCGACCGGATACGCGCACAAGCGCCGCCGCGCGAGCTACGCGACCCGCACCATGCGCTGGGGCGGCGTCATCCTCGCCCTTTTCATCGTCTGGCACATCCTCGACCTGACGACCGGCACCGTCCACTCCGGCGGCTTCCAGCCCGGCCACCCGTACCAGAACGTCATCGACACCTTCTCCACCTGGTACGGCAACACCATCTACCTCGTCGCGATGCTCGCCCTCGGACTCCACATCCGGCACGGCTTCTGGAGCGCCGCCCAGACCCTCGGCGTCGGCAGCGCCACCCGCGAGCGGCTGCTGCGTGCCACGGCCGATCTGCTGGCCCTCGCCCTGACCGCCGGCTTCGTCGCCGTACCCGTCGCCGTCATGACCGGAGTGGTGAGCTGA
- a CDS encoding putative bifunctional diguanylate cyclase/phosphodiesterase → MTVPEAAGPATDPDGLEDRLRRFATIWSRAIFPATATSLTRPEFETLLLPLARELRDALHAYPFDTAPATRVGSALVAGHCTDPEALGRTLGVIDSYLVLYCGADELPPEEGRARCARLQHSLAAGFAQALRERTLAEQEAIARSALAARSHAESALHATEARFHAVFEGAAIGIGIADLDGKVLEVNDTLTQMFGGLEHHVRSRNVSEWVHPEDAPHVWRMYGELVRGEREHFRVEKAFYRNDGTVLWTNLTLSLLRDAEGRPQYQLALMEDTTERRLLHLRLRYEATHDALTGLPNRTLFFERLEKTLSAGDGARFGLCYLDLDGFKAINDSLGHSSGDRLLVEVADRLQSCATASGEMVARLGGDEFVALTSGPDTRTGVSELAARILGVLAAPIRIEGREFTVRGSIGVVEGPAAGRSPAEVLRSADITMYRAKAAGGNRFELADPEADARAITRHGLTTALPAALERGEFFIEYQPLVRLDDGTVHGAEALVRWSHPQHGVLGPDRFIPLAEHTGLIVPLGRWVLEQSVRQALFWHQQLPEGSTGAAPRVNVNLSPTQLHHPGLVADTVEVLERIGLPPGGLCLEVTESALIGADEDLLKPLRQLAEMGVDIALDDFGTGYSNLANLRRLPLSVLKLDRSFTQGMQQHPADPVDLKIVEGIVSLAHSLQLAVTVEGVETGAQADHLRRLGCDTAQGWYYARPGPPDQLHTLLLADAV, encoded by the coding sequence ATGACGGTGCCCGAGGCGGCGGGACCGGCGACGGACCCCGACGGCCTGGAGGACAGACTCAGGCGTTTCGCGACGATCTGGAGCCGGGCGATCTTCCCGGCGACGGCCACGTCCTTGACGCGCCCCGAATTCGAGACACTGCTGCTGCCGCTGGCCCGTGAGCTGCGGGACGCGCTGCACGCGTACCCCTTCGACACCGCCCCGGCCACCCGGGTCGGCTCCGCCCTCGTGGCGGGACACTGCACCGACCCCGAGGCGCTCGGCCGTACGCTCGGTGTGATCGACTCCTATCTGGTCCTGTACTGCGGCGCCGACGAGCTGCCGCCCGAGGAGGGCCGGGCCCGCTGCGCCCGCCTCCAGCACTCCCTGGCCGCCGGCTTCGCCCAGGCGCTGCGCGAACGCACCCTCGCCGAGCAGGAGGCCATCGCCCGCTCCGCGCTCGCCGCGCGCAGCCACGCCGAGTCCGCGCTGCACGCCACCGAGGCGCGCTTCCACGCCGTGTTCGAGGGCGCCGCCATCGGCATCGGCATCGCCGACCTCGACGGCAAGGTGCTGGAGGTCAACGACACCCTCACCCAGATGTTCGGCGGCCTCGAACACCATGTGCGCAGCCGGAATGTGAGCGAGTGGGTCCACCCCGAGGACGCGCCCCACGTCTGGCGGATGTACGGCGAACTGGTGCGCGGGGAGCGGGAGCACTTCCGCGTCGAGAAGGCGTTCTACCGCAACGACGGCACCGTGCTCTGGACCAATCTCACGCTCTCCCTGCTGCGCGACGCCGAGGGCCGGCCGCAGTACCAGCTGGCGCTGATGGAGGACACCACGGAGCGGCGGCTGCTCCATCTGCGGCTGCGCTACGAGGCCACCCACGACGCGCTGACCGGACTGCCCAACCGGACCCTGTTCTTCGAGCGCCTGGAGAAGACGCTCTCCGCCGGAGACGGCGCGCGCTTCGGCCTCTGCTATCTCGACCTCGACGGCTTCAAGGCCATCAACGACAGCCTCGGCCACTCCTCCGGCGACCGGCTCCTGGTCGAGGTCGCCGACCGGCTCCAGAGCTGCGCCACCGCGTCGGGGGAGATGGTGGCCCGGCTCGGCGGCGACGAGTTCGTCGCGCTGACCAGCGGCCCCGACACCCGGACCGGCGTCTCCGAGCTGGCCGCCCGGATCCTCGGGGTGCTCGCCGCGCCCATCCGGATCGAGGGCCGCGAGTTCACCGTACGGGGCAGTATCGGCGTCGTGGAGGGCCCCGCGGCGGGCCGCAGCCCGGCGGAGGTGCTGCGCAGCGCGGACATCACCATGTACCGGGCGAAGGCGGCCGGCGGCAACCGCTTCGAGCTGGCCGACCCGGAGGCGGATGCCCGCGCCATCACCCGGCACGGGCTGACCACCGCGCTGCCGGCGGCGCTGGAGCGCGGCGAGTTCTTCATCGAGTACCAGCCGCTGGTACGGCTGGACGACGGCACCGTGCACGGCGCGGAGGCGCTGGTGCGCTGGTCCCATCCGCAGCACGGCGTCCTCGGCCCCGACCGGTTCATCCCGCTCGCCGAGCACACCGGGCTGATCGTGCCGCTCGGCCGCTGGGTGCTGGAACAGTCCGTACGGCAGGCCCTGTTCTGGCACCAGCAGCTCCCGGAGGGCTCGACCGGGGCGGCGCCGCGCGTCAATGTGAACCTGTCGCCCACCCAGCTGCACCACCCGGGGCTGGTCGCCGACACCGTCGAGGTGCTGGAGCGGATCGGCCTGCCGCCGGGCGGGCTCTGCCTGGAGGTCACCGAGTCGGCGCTGATCGGCGCGGACGAGGACCTGCTCAAGCCGCTGCGCCAGCTCGCGGAGATGGGCGTCGACATCGCGCTGGACGACTTCGGCACCGGCTACTCGAATCTGGCGAATCTGCGCCGGCTGCCGCTGAGCGTCCTCAAGCTGGACCGTTCCTTCACCCAGGGGATGCAGCAGCATCCGGCGGACCCCGTCGATCTGAAGATCGTTGAGGGGATCGTCTCGCTCGCGCACAGCCTTCAGCTGGCCGTGACCGTCGAGGGCGTGGAGACCGGGGCACAGGCGGACCATCTGCGCCGGCTGGGCTGCGACACCGCGCAGGGCTGGTACTACGCCCGGCCGGGACCGCCCGACCAACTGCACACCCTGCTGCTCGCCGACGCGGTCTGA
- a CDS encoding dodecin: MSHHTYRVTEIVGTSHEGVDDAIRNGVARAARTLRGLDWFQVTEVRGHIVDGDIEHYQVGMKVGFRLDDEL, translated from the coding sequence ATGTCCCACCACACCTACCGGGTCACCGAGATCGTCGGCACCTCCCACGAGGGCGTCGACGACGCCATCCGCAATGGCGTGGCCCGCGCGGCCCGGACCCTGCGCGGACTGGACTGGTTCCAGGTGACCGAGGTCCGCGGCCATATCGTGGACGGCGACATCGAGCACTACCAGGTCGGTATGAAGGTGGGCTTCCGCCTCGACGACGAGCTGTGA
- a CDS encoding fumarate reductase/succinate dehydrogenase flavoprotein subunit produces MSTPYRTPYTDYATGDPIADTKAPDGPVAERWNRRRFEAKLVNPANRRKHTVIVVGTGLAGGAAGATLAEQGYHVVQFCYQDSPRRAHSIAAQGGINAAKNYRNDGDSVQRLFYDTVKGGDFRARESNVHRLAEVSVEIIDQCVAQGVPFAREYGGLLDTRSFGGVQVSRTFYARGQTGQQLLLGAYQALSRQIAAGAVEMHARTEMLDLLVVDGRARGIVARDLITGAVSTHFADAVVLASGGYGNVFYLSTNAKNSNATALWRAHRRGALFANPCFTQIHPTCIPRSGDHQSKLTLMSESLRNDGRIWVPKAPGDRRPPDRIPEDERDYYLERIYPAFGNLVPRDIASRAAKNVCDEGRGVGPGGQGVYLDFADAIARLGRAAVEEKYGNLFEMYERITAENPYEVPMRIYPAIHYTMGGLWVDYDLQTTVPGLFAIGEANFSDHGANRLGASALMQGLADGYFVLPSTINDYLARHPHHDPVDDSHPAVAEAVADTEDRLRLLLTIDGDRTPDSFHKEIGELLWEHCGMARTESGLRKALDRIPLIREEFWRRVKVPGTGEQLNQSLEKANRIVDYLELAELMCLDALHRAESCGGHFRAEYRTAGGEAERRDGQFSYAAAWEFKGTGAAPVLHKEDLVFEYVHPTQRSYA; encoded by the coding sequence ATGAGCACCCCCTACCGCACCCCGTACACCGACTACGCCACCGGCGACCCGATCGCCGACACCAAGGCACCGGACGGGCCCGTCGCCGAGCGCTGGAACCGGCGCCGCTTCGAGGCCAAGCTCGTCAACCCCGCCAACCGCCGCAAGCACACCGTCATCGTCGTCGGCACCGGACTCGCCGGCGGCGCCGCCGGAGCCACCCTCGCCGAACAGGGCTACCACGTCGTCCAGTTCTGCTACCAGGACTCCCCGCGCCGCGCCCACTCCATCGCCGCACAGGGCGGTATCAACGCCGCGAAGAACTACCGCAACGACGGCGACTCCGTCCAGCGCCTCTTCTACGACACCGTCAAGGGCGGTGACTTCCGGGCCCGCGAGTCCAATGTGCACCGGCTCGCCGAGGTCTCCGTCGAGATCATCGACCAGTGTGTCGCCCAGGGCGTGCCCTTCGCCCGGGAGTACGGCGGACTCCTCGACACCCGCTCCTTCGGCGGCGTCCAGGTCTCCCGCACCTTCTACGCGCGCGGCCAGACCGGCCAGCAACTCCTGCTCGGCGCCTACCAGGCACTCTCCCGGCAGATCGCCGCCGGCGCCGTCGAGATGCACGCCCGTACCGAGATGCTCGATCTGCTCGTCGTGGACGGACGCGCCCGCGGCATCGTCGCCCGCGACCTGATCACCGGCGCGGTCTCCACCCACTTCGCCGACGCCGTCGTCCTCGCCTCCGGCGGCTACGGCAATGTCTTCTACCTCTCCACCAACGCGAAGAACAGCAACGCCACCGCGCTCTGGCGCGCCCACCGGCGCGGCGCCCTCTTCGCCAACCCCTGCTTCACCCAGATCCACCCCACCTGCATCCCGCGCTCCGGCGACCACCAGTCCAAGCTGACGCTGATGAGCGAGTCGCTGCGCAACGACGGCCGGATCTGGGTACCGAAGGCGCCCGGCGACCGGCGCCCGCCCGACCGTATCCCCGAGGACGAGCGCGACTACTACCTGGAGCGGATCTACCCGGCCTTCGGCAATCTCGTCCCGCGCGACATCGCCTCGCGCGCCGCCAAGAACGTCTGCGACGAGGGCCGCGGCGTCGGCCCCGGCGGACAGGGCGTCTATCTCGACTTCGCGGACGCGATCGCCCGGCTCGGCCGCGCGGCCGTCGAGGAGAAGTACGGCAACCTCTTCGAGATGTACGAGCGGATCACCGCCGAGAACCCGTACGAGGTCCCGATGCGGATCTATCCGGCGATCCACTACACGATGGGCGGACTCTGGGTCGACTACGACCTCCAGACCACCGTCCCGGGGCTCTTCGCCATCGGAGAGGCCAACTTCTCCGACCACGGCGCCAACCGGCTCGGCGCCTCCGCCCTCATGCAGGGCCTGGCCGACGGCTACTTCGTCCTGCCCTCCACCATCAACGACTATCTGGCCCGCCATCCGCACCACGACCCGGTCGACGACTCCCACCCGGCCGTAGCCGAGGCGGTCGCGGACACCGAGGACCGGCTGCGGCTGCTGCTCACCATCGACGGCGACCGCACCCCCGACTCGTTCCACAAGGAGATCGGTGAACTCCTCTGGGAACACTGCGGCATGGCCCGCACCGAGAGCGGACTGCGCAAGGCGCTCGACCGGATCCCGCTGATCCGCGAGGAGTTCTGGCGCCGCGTCAAGGTGCCCGGCACCGGCGAACAGCTCAACCAGTCGCTGGAGAAGGCCAACCGGATCGTCGACTACCTGGAGCTGGCCGAGCTGATGTGCCTCGACGCCCTGCACCGCGCCGAGTCCTGCGGCGGCCACTTCCGCGCGGAGTACCGGACCGCGGGCGGCGAGGCCGAACGGCGCGACGGGCAGTTCTCGTACGCGGCGGCCTGGGAGTTCAAGGGCACCGGCGCCGCGCCCGTCCTGCACAAGGAAGACCTCGTCTTCGAGTACGTCCACCCCACCCAGCGGAGCTACGCATGA